In the Pirellulales bacterium genome, GGACGTCCAAATGCTTGAATCTTTGCGTGGGAAAGCGGCGAGCGGCGGGTGCATGTCCCCGCTGCTCCCCTCCCCGCTTAAGAGTTCGTAAAAAAGTGTCCAGGTCGGCTTCGTCGATTCGAATCGATCCGCGCCTTCCTTGTTTGCCAAGGCGGAAATGTGCTAGCCGGCCGGATGAAATCCAGTCATAAACCAAACCGGCTGAAACACCGGCGCGTTTTGCGACACCTTTTACTGTGAGCACGCGAACACCTACTTCAATCGTACTTCCTGTGAGCTTTTTGCAGACTATTGCAACTTGTGCGATCGTCGTCTGAGAGCCTCCAATTGCTGATCGATATCAAGATACTCAGCTTGCAGAGCGCAGGGCAGGTTCGCATTTTCGTGACGTGGACGCCGATGCATTTGGCCACTGGCGCGACGAACAACAATGTCGTACATCCTTGCGAGGGATTCGTGCTCATGCCGACTGTATAGAAATCGGTTCGCTCCACGACCGGCAAGACCATGAGCCGCCATCCAATGGCGGACTTGAGCGAACCATTCCTGACGCTCCCGAGCGTCGAGATGGTTTCTGGAATGATCGAAGATCTGGCCGTGCATTCGAAACCAAAACCGCGCGTTTTCCAGTCGCCACTTGGTCACGCCCAATCCAAGCGTCATCGCGGAGAAAGCCATAAATGGGACTGCTCCACGATTCCGACTTGCGATCAGATGGAACTCGGCGCAGAGAATCATCGCCAAGCATGTAGGCAGCACGATCCATTCAATGACGCGCCGGTTCATGAACCGAGGCTGGAGGCGGCGACGACCGTTCTGAATGTCTGCTATCAGATCGCTCATGATCGATTCCCTAAACTTTGACGCGGTGCACGAAGGCCCAATCGCTTGTAATCAGCGGCGTCGAATGGCCGCAGAACTTGATGCTCGGGCGGACGTGGCATGAAGCCCGGTATGGAGGCATCAGGTTTGGTCAGGTCGTCGATCGCTTTGGCAGTGATGGTAGAACGAAAAACTCCAGTAAACGGGCTGAGGTAGTAGCCAGTCAGGCCATTGCGACGATTCGTAGCCGGCATATCGAGCAGTTCGCCTGGAAGTACCGTTTCTCGTTTCTGCAGCTGCTCGGTTATTGATCCACCACTGACGTTTTCAGGCTTCATCCCCGATCGGCGCCGCTCCAGCACTTCGGCATCTGCGATCACCTGAGACGCCCAGGCCGCTGTCTCAGGGCTATCCAAACGCAAGAATGCCTTGGTAGCGCATTCTCCGGTCAACTCGTGAGCAGCCTCGCGCCCATAGACACTGCGTAAGCCTTCTATATCCTGAAATCCGATAACGACTCTATTTCCGGCCCCGCGGCCGAAAGTGGTGACCTCCGGAAGGGCTAAACGCCCAAGCACCTTAGCCTCGTCCGCGATGTGCCAGACCCTTCTTTCTGTCGATTCGTTCTGGGCAAGCAATAACTCAGATAGTCGTTGATAGATCGCTCGATTAACGACTTGCATCGCGAGTTGAATGCTGGGGTCAAAGCCGAGCACCAAAATCGACTCGCTTAGGATCCAATCGCTCAGAGCTAAGGATTCATTGGCTTGATCCCAGCAGGCAGCAATCGGCGAGAACCGGTTTACTTTGCTGGCGATGCACGATCGGATGTTCTGATACGTGCGCGGCTCATCAAAATATTGACAGAGGTCTCGTGTTTCTGCGTCGCCTCCAAGTATTTGGCTTAGGAGATCCTGATTTCGTAAGACCATTAGCACATCCCGCAGCGTCCAGGCATTTGGTGCGCGCTTCATGAGGGACAGCATTTCACCGGTTACGATCTCGCGACCGGCGTCCGAAAAAAAGCGATTTGCTCCTTCATCTTCGGGGATGAGGGTTGCTGCGATTTGCATCGCCGTCGTGACGGAGTTGCAGTCTTTGGCAACCCACCAAGCCACACTACGCGTATCAAACGGATTCAGATTGTAAATCCGCGCCCTTATATTCATGCCATGGAGACGCGGAATCATGTCGCGTTTCGGGTCGAATATGATTGCCCGATGGTCACGGCCGCTACCAATTGTGCTGCACGCGTGCTCCAATATAAAAGCGAGCGTAAGCGACTTTCCGGAGCCGATTGACCCTACGATGCAGATGTTGGTCCTAGCTGCCTCATCGGGTATTTGAATTCCACCAAAGCAGATTGTTGGTTCGCCAGCGGTCGTGTGGCGGGCCGCCAGGATCTGTGCCTGTTTTTGCGTCAGCAGTTTGCGTCCGCGTCGAAAGACGCTGTCGTGATCGCGCCGATTCAATAATCGCTGGGATATGCTGTCCAGAATAGCACTGCCGAAAAACGCCGCGACATAACGAACGATTCCCCACCAACCTGGGCAATCGGGTGGGAATGAATCGAAGAAATTGAAAAACCACTCTTTGTTGATCAAGACACCAAACTCATTCAGCCATTTCGGGGTCGATATAGTCCAAGGAATGGCCGCACCAATTGCGTAGCCCAGACATCCTCCGATCACACTCATGAAAAAGCTCACGATCTGGCGCCCA is a window encoding:
- a CDS encoding type IV secretion system DNA-binding domain-containing protein, which encodes MRLSRQLIAATLSIAVALCIASGSLIWLILLALGWTRWWAAAPAVLVAMSEWNDGRKEFSSWKRRRSHPALDSNSLQKFFGRQIVSFFMSVIGGCLGYAIGAAIPWTISTPKWLNEFGVLINKEWFFNFFDSFPPDCPGWWGIVRYVAAFFGSAILDSISQRLLNRRDHDSVFRRGRKLLTQKQAQILAARHTTAGEPTICFGGIQIPDEAARTNICIVGSIGSGKSLTLAFILEHACSTIGSGRDHRAIIFDPKRDMIPRLHGMNIRARIYNLNPFDTRSVAWWVAKDCNSVTTAMQIAATLIPEDEGANRFFSDAGREIVTGEMLSLMKRAPNAWTLRDVLMVLRNQDLLSQILGGDAETRDLCQYFDEPRTYQNIRSCIASKVNRFSPIAACWDQANESLALSDWILSESILVLGFDPSIQLAMQVVNRAIYQRLSELLLAQNESTERRVWHIADEAKVLGRLALPEVTTFGRGAGNRVVIGFQDIEGLRSVYGREAAHELTGECATKAFLRLDSPETAAWASQVIADAEVLERRRSGMKPENVSGGSITEQLQKRETVLPGELLDMPATNRRNGLTGYYLSPFTGVFRSTITAKAIDDLTKPDASIPGFMPRPPEHQVLRPFDAADYKRLGLRAPRQSLGNRS